A stretch of the Bradyrhizobium sp. CCBAU 53351 genome encodes the following:
- a CDS encoding DMT family transporter — MNHNQEALTARAAPILFVLLWSTGFIGTKYVVNNADPLTYLAIRMAIVVGLMAIIAGLARPKWPDRAGIAHSAVAGILVHGFYLGGTAIAIAHSIPAGLSALIPGLQPILTSTIANRWLGERVTPVQWAGLVLGLGGVVMILHNRPMTGEAGLGWLASVVSLISITLGTLYQRRYCNQIDWRAGNLVQYVAVTIFFAIGAFLFEDRVVHWTQEFVLALAWLAVALSIGSIGLLYWLIRHAAATSVASLFYLVPAVTALMAYTLFGEKLDALAIAGMAMCAAAVFVVNRRV, encoded by the coding sequence ATGAACCATAATCAAGAAGCCCTGACCGCCCGCGCCGCGCCGATCCTGTTCGTCCTGCTCTGGAGCACGGGCTTCATCGGCACCAAATACGTCGTCAACAACGCCGATCCCTTGACCTATCTCGCCATCCGCATGGCGATCGTGGTCGGCCTGATGGCGATCATCGCCGGCCTCGCACGGCCGAAATGGCCCGATCGCGCCGGCATTGCGCACAGCGCGGTCGCCGGCATCCTGGTCCATGGCTTTTATCTCGGCGGCACCGCGATCGCGATCGCGCATTCGATTCCCGCCGGGCTCTCCGCGCTGATCCCCGGCCTCCAACCGATCCTGACCTCGACGATTGCCAATCGCTGGCTCGGCGAGCGCGTGACGCCGGTGCAATGGGCCGGGCTCGTGCTCGGCCTCGGCGGCGTGGTGATGATCCTGCACAACCGTCCCATGACGGGGGAGGCCGGGCTGGGCTGGCTCGCCTCGGTGGTTTCGCTGATCAGCATCACACTCGGTACGCTCTATCAGCGCCGCTACTGCAACCAGATCGACTGGCGCGCCGGCAATCTGGTGCAATATGTCGCCGTCACCATCTTCTTCGCGATCGGGGCCTTCCTGTTCGAAGACCGCGTGGTGCACTGGACGCAGGAGTTCGTGCTCGCGCTCGCCTGGCTCGCGGTGGCGCTCTCGATCGGATCGATCGGGCTGCTCTATTGGCTGATCCGCCACGCGGCGGCGACCTCGGTCGCTAGCCTGTTCTATCTGGTGCCTGCCGTGACGGCGCTGATGGCCTACACGCTGTTCGGCGAGAAGCTCGATGCGCTGGCGATCGCCGGCATGGCGATGTGCGCCGCTGCGGTGTTCGTGGTCAACCGGCGCGTCTAG
- a CDS encoding host attachment protein, producing the protein MDKMRIDKGDWLVVCDGRKALILENLGDEMFPNLHTKEVHEQPNPSTSAQGTDAPGRLHAAAGGVRSSAEQTDWHDEAERTFLRNLAGRLDAAVSSGETTALTMVASPRALGMIRADYSDVVRKAIQNEVGKDLVKLPVYEIEKQLLLSGAAK; encoded by the coding sequence ATGGATAAAATGAGAATCGACAAGGGCGACTGGCTGGTGGTGTGCGACGGGCGCAAGGCGCTGATTCTGGAAAACCTCGGCGACGAGATGTTTCCGAACCTTCACACCAAGGAGGTGCACGAGCAGCCCAATCCCTCGACCAGTGCGCAGGGGACCGATGCGCCGGGGCGCCTGCATGCCGCGGCCGGCGGTGTCCGCAGCTCCGCCGAGCAGACCGATTGGCACGACGAGGCCGAGCGTACCTTCCTGCGAAACCTGGCCGGCCGGCTCGATGCCGCCGTCAGTTCCGGCGAGACCACGGCGCTGACCATGGTGGCCTCACCGCGCGCGCTCGGCATGATCCGCGCCGATTATTCGGACGTCGTGCGCAAGGCGATCCAGAATGAGGTCGGCAAGGATCTCGTCAAGCTGCCGGTCTACGAGATCGAGAAGCAATTGCTGCTGTCGGGCGCCGCCAAATAG
- a CDS encoding DUF3775 domain-containing protein, whose protein sequence is MRVIPNLSISPEKVFFVISKSRRSDVEAAGGGVILEFGDDDMSYGRGGRGDTTDRAELAGFIRDLNVDEQIDLVALTWLGRGDGDLSNWRELHTQAAQAHNHRTASYLIGTPMLADYLEEAMAQFGKSFEEFEEHL, encoded by the coding sequence ATGCGAGTCATTCCAAATCTGTCGATCTCGCCGGAGAAAGTCTTCTTCGTCATCTCGAAATCGCGCCGGTCCGACGTCGAGGCGGCCGGAGGTGGCGTCATCCTGGAGTTCGGCGATGACGACATGAGCTATGGCCGCGGCGGGCGCGGCGACACCACCGACCGTGCGGAGCTCGCGGGCTTCATCCGCGATCTCAATGTCGACGAGCAGATCGACCTCGTGGCGCTGACCTGGCTTGGTCGCGGCGACGGCGATCTCTCCAATTGGCGCGAATTGCATACCCAGGCGGCGCAGGCCCACAACCACCGCACCGCTTCCTACCTGATCGGCACGCCAATGCTCGCCGATTACCTGGAGGAGGCGATGGCGCAGTTCGGCAAGTCCTTCGAGGAATTCGAAGAACATCTCTGA
- a CDS encoding AraC family transcriptional regulator: MLFDALVPSSALQLIGFANVDAFRPVETMEDARSIPLDVSNFAAARAVVSLPACRIIMMRSFARILDTAYRVPGGMVILSMTDDLQVNLKGLDLDARFFVTLCGNDECHFVEPQTNHYAMIIFSPELKDRGWFDRADDLRAHGANRPALLHTRQLLLDILRTASVQPLLFGTTEVAAHLQEGLLLALDDLFQNNSTPDRAASLQGERSIKLVQRIDDYVAAHPTAPIYTADLAGEFGVSIRTLGGAVSKVRGMSLHQYIRLKRLWATRARLLRGGGATVATCARAQGFHHLGEFAAAYRATFHETPSDTLARGRQGNLRQG, from the coding sequence ATGTTGTTCGACGCCCTCGTTCCATCCTCAGCGCTTCAGCTCATCGGCTTTGCCAATGTCGATGCGTTTCGGCCGGTCGAGACGATGGAGGATGCCAGAAGCATCCCGCTCGACGTCTCGAACTTCGCGGCGGCCCGCGCCGTCGTCTCTCTGCCCGCGTGCCGCATCATCATGATGAGATCGTTCGCGCGCATCCTGGACACCGCCTATCGGGTGCCGGGCGGGATGGTGATCCTGTCCATGACCGACGACCTCCAGGTCAACCTCAAGGGCCTGGACCTCGATGCGCGCTTCTTCGTTACGCTCTGCGGCAACGACGAATGCCATTTCGTCGAGCCGCAAACCAATCATTATGCAATGATCATCTTCTCTCCCGAGCTGAAGGACCGGGGCTGGTTCGATCGGGCCGACGATTTGCGGGCCCATGGTGCCAACCGGCCTGCCCTGCTCCACACGCGGCAACTCCTGCTCGACATCCTGCGAACCGCCTCAGTGCAGCCTCTCCTGTTTGGGACCACCGAGGTGGCGGCCCATCTCCAGGAAGGCCTGCTGCTCGCGCTCGACGATTTGTTTCAGAACAATTCGACGCCGGATCGCGCTGCCTCGCTCCAGGGCGAGCGTTCGATCAAGCTCGTGCAGCGGATCGACGATTACGTCGCGGCCCATCCGACCGCACCGATCTATACCGCCGATCTCGCCGGCGAGTTCGGCGTCTCGATCCGGACGCTCGGCGGCGCGGTGAGCAAGGTGCGGGGCATGAGCCTGCATCAGTATATCCGCCTCAAGAGGCTGTGGGCGACCCGCGCCCGCCTTCTCAGGGGTGGCGGCGCCACCGTCGCCACCTGCGCGCGCGCCCAAGGCTTCCATCATCTCGGTGAATTTGCCGCGGCCTACCGCGCGACGTTCCACGAGACCCCCTCCGACACGCTCGCCCGCGGGCGGCAAGGCAATCTCCGTCAGGGCTGA
- a CDS encoding VOC family protein yields MPVVTWDHVHLRSPDPEATAAWLRDILGGEIVRAPGRIDVNLGGARIFIAPLEGDGAVNPPPPHPHQGLDHFGLTVKDIDAVAAEIKAKGVTFTREPTTIRPGVRICFIRGPEGISIELLERDQKYT; encoded by the coding sequence ATGCCAGTCGTCACTTGGGATCACGTCCATCTGCGCAGCCCCGATCCGGAGGCGACCGCAGCCTGGTTGCGGGACATCCTCGGTGGCGAGATCGTACGCGCGCCAGGACGCATCGACGTGAACCTTGGCGGTGCCAGGATCTTCATCGCGCCGCTCGAGGGCGACGGCGCGGTCAACCCGCCGCCTCCGCACCCGCATCAGGGCCTCGACCATTTCGGGTTGACGGTGAAGGACATCGATGCCGTCGCGGCCGAGATCAAGGCCAAGGGCGTCACCTTCACGCGCGAGCCGACCACGATCCGGCCCGGCGTACGCATCTGCTTCATCCGCGGCCCCGAAGGCATCTCCATCGAGCTGCTCGAGCGCGACCAGAAATATACCTGA